A single genomic interval of Arthrobacter globiformis harbors:
- a CDS encoding glutathione S-transferase family protein: MSEKTNTVEAHGRGRHAGEPRSRELHAAEPRSTEQQGADQHGADQHSGDQHSTKGAYVTGGEFNRDTNYIEDRITRDGTPGPNGEPGWPVEPGRYRLIAARACPWANRTVIVRRLLGLEDVISLGQPGPTHDARSWSFDLDADGKDPVLGIERLQEAYFRRFPDYPRGITVPALVDTASGAVVTNNYPQITLDFSTEWTEFHRTGAPQLYPEHLRGEIDSISKRVFTEVNNGVYRCGFAGSQEAYDAAHTRLWNAMDWLEERLTGQRYLVGDSITEADVRLFTTLARFDAVYHGHFKCNRNKLSEMPALWAYARDLFQTPGFGDTVDFLQIKQHYYIVHEDINPTQIVPGGPDLTGWLAAHGRESLGGSPFGEGTPPGPVKAGEEVAAGHGAA; the protein is encoded by the coding sequence ATGAGTGAGAAGACCAACACAGTCGAAGCACACGGCAGGGGACGCCACGCAGGGGAACCGCGCAGTCGGGAACTGCACGCGGCGGAGCCCCGCAGCACAGAACAACAGGGCGCGGATCAACACGGCGCGGATCAACACAGTGGCGATCAACACAGCACCAAGGGTGCGTACGTCACCGGCGGCGAATTCAACCGGGACACCAACTACATCGAGGACCGCATCACCCGGGACGGCACGCCAGGGCCGAACGGTGAACCGGGCTGGCCCGTGGAACCGGGGCGCTACCGGCTAATTGCCGCGCGGGCGTGCCCGTGGGCCAACCGCACCGTCATCGTCCGCAGGCTCCTGGGGCTCGAGGACGTCATCAGCCTCGGCCAGCCCGGCCCCACCCACGATGCCCGGTCCTGGAGCTTTGACCTGGACGCCGACGGCAAGGACCCCGTGCTGGGCATCGAGCGGCTGCAGGAAGCCTACTTCCGCCGTTTCCCGGACTACCCCCGCGGCATCACGGTTCCTGCTTTGGTGGACACCGCCAGCGGCGCCGTCGTGACCAACAACTACCCCCAGATCACGCTGGACTTCTCCACGGAATGGACCGAGTTCCACCGCACGGGTGCGCCGCAGCTGTACCCGGAGCACCTGCGCGGGGAAATCGACAGCATCAGCAAGCGCGTCTTCACCGAGGTCAACAACGGTGTGTACAGGTGCGGCTTCGCCGGGTCGCAGGAAGCCTACGATGCTGCCCACACCCGGCTGTGGAACGCGATGGACTGGCTCGAGGAACGACTCACCGGCCAGAGATACCTGGTGGGCGACTCCATCACCGAGGCGGACGTCCGGCTCTTCACCACGCTGGCGCGCTTCGATGCCGTCTACCACGGCCACTTCAAGTGCAACCGGAACAAGCTCAGCGAAATGCCGGCGCTATGGGCCTATGCCCGGGACCTGTTCCAGACACCCGGCTTCGGGGACACCGTCGACTTCCTGCAGATCAAACAGCACTACTACATAGTGCACGAGGACATCAATCCCACGCAGATCGTCCCCGGGGGCCCGGACCTGACCGGGTGGCTGGCCGCCCATGGGAGGGAGTCCTTGGGAGGAAGCCCCTTCGGCGAGGGAACTCCGCCGGGACCGGTGAAGGCCGGCGAGGAAGTGGCTGCCGGGCACGGTGCCGCCTAG
- a CDS encoding M50 family metallopeptidase, protein MVYVQVPGPSLPEQWWDRVAAGFTQTAVPAVSVTELLAVVLIAAVLSVPRATWRYFGLLATVTHELGHAFAALTSGQRLGGIRLQLNHGGTTTSYTRGRAAAVWSGFWGYPVPGLTGAALVWAGFSGWGPAAMSAGLMILLASLIFIRNAAGVLILLGAVVAVAAMIINVPAAFTGHAAIILGVALLVAAVRDLLKLTNVHLRRRDQLRSSDAYILYRATAVPSGVWIALFSLVVAACWLVAWQPMSRVFGAAT, encoded by the coding sequence ATGGTTTATGTCCAAGTCCCCGGCCCGTCCCTGCCCGAACAATGGTGGGACCGGGTGGCAGCCGGATTCACCCAGACCGCCGTTCCCGCGGTCTCCGTCACCGAGCTCCTGGCGGTCGTGCTCATCGCGGCGGTGCTGTCCGTTCCCCGCGCGACATGGCGATATTTCGGCCTGCTCGCCACGGTGACCCATGAACTGGGGCACGCCTTTGCTGCCCTGACCAGTGGCCAGCGGCTGGGAGGCATCCGGCTGCAGCTGAATCACGGCGGCACCACCACGTCCTATACCCGGGGGCGCGCCGCCGCTGTGTGGTCAGGGTTCTGGGGCTATCCCGTTCCCGGCCTGACCGGCGCCGCGCTGGTATGGGCGGGCTTCAGCGGCTGGGGCCCGGCCGCCATGTCTGCCGGACTGATGATCCTGCTGGCGTCGCTGATCTTCATCCGCAATGCCGCCGGCGTGCTCATCCTCCTTGGGGCGGTGGTGGCGGTGGCGGCCATGATCATCAATGTGCCCGCCGCGTTCACCGGCCACGCGGCCATCATCCTGGGCGTCGCCCTTCTCGTTGCCGCCGTCCGGGACCTGCTCAAGCTGACCAATGTCCACCTCCGCCGCCGCGACCAGTTGCGGTCCTCCGACGCCTACATCCTCTACCGCGCCACTGCAGTGCCCTCCGGCGTCTGGATCGCCCTGTTCTCCCTGGTGGTGGCAGCCTGCTGGCTGGTCGCCTGGCAGCCCATGTCGCGGGTCTTTGGGGCGGCAACATAG